The Chthoniobacterales bacterium genome has a window encoding:
- a CDS encoding TPM domain-containing protein codes for MRTHRFIQQLEHDRITRAIKDAEAKTSGQIRVFLQRGRFEDDTLDRAGKKFLQLGMQKTKERNAVLIFVAPRAQKFAVIGDEGVHQKCGEQFWQELVARMREHFLREDFTEALVEAITATGQLLAKYFPRTGPATNELPDEIVEG; via the coding sequence ATGCGAACTCATCGGTTTATCCAGCAGCTCGAACACGATCGCATCACCAGGGCGATCAAGGATGCGGAGGCGAAGACTTCCGGGCAGATCCGGGTGTTTTTGCAGCGGGGCAGATTCGAAGACGACACGCTGGATCGGGCGGGGAAGAAATTTCTGCAGCTGGGGATGCAGAAGACGAAGGAGCGAAATGCGGTCCTGATTTTTGTCGCGCCTCGAGCCCAGAAGTTCGCGGTCATCGGCGATGAAGGAGTTCATCAGAAATGCGGCGAACAATTCTGGCAGGAGTTGGTGGCCCGCATGCGGGAGCATTTCCTCCGGGAAGACTTCACGGAGGCCCTGGTGGAGGCGATCACGGCAACCGGCCAATTGCTGGCGAAGTATTTCCCGCGAACCGGCCCGGCGACGAACGAGCTGCCGGATGAGATTGTAGAGGGCTGA
- a CDS encoding TPM domain-containing protein, translated as MHIRPIFAVGVALVLSASLLIAAEVMPPKPAGYFNDYANVVSKEKALALNEKLAQFERETSNQVLVAVFRKMETDSDIADYTRRIAETWKVGQADKRNGAVLFVFVDDRKMFIQVGYGLEGALPDLTAFDITERHIKPRFRTGDYAGGLEEGVDLMQKAILGEYKGDGRTVREKSRSTTSNGAGALGFIIMLIIVLAIMRLGRRRGGYGYSGFGGPFISSGWGSGGGWSGGSSSSSGGGFSGFSGGGGSFGGGGAGSDW; from the coding sequence ATGCATATTCGGCCTATCTTCGCGGTTGGCGTAGCGCTCGTCCTTAGCGCCAGTTTGCTCATCGCGGCCGAAGTCATGCCCCCGAAGCCGGCGGGGTATTTCAACGATTACGCGAACGTCGTCTCCAAGGAGAAAGCGCTCGCTCTCAACGAAAAGCTCGCTCAGTTCGAGCGGGAAACCTCGAATCAGGTCCTCGTGGCGGTCTTCCGGAAAATGGAGACCGATTCGGACATCGCGGATTACACGCGTCGCATCGCTGAAACGTGGAAGGTCGGACAGGCGGACAAGCGCAACGGCGCGGTGCTTTTCGTCTTTGTGGACGATCGCAAGATGTTTATCCAGGTCGGCTACGGCCTCGAAGGCGCGTTGCCCGATCTCACTGCCTTCGACATCACGGAGCGGCACATTAAGCCGCGGTTCCGAACAGGAGATTATGCCGGCGGATTAGAGGAAGGCGTTGACCTGATGCAGAAAGCGATTCTCGGCGAGTACAAGGGCGATGGCCGGACCGTCCGGGAGAAAAGCCGGTCGACCACCTCCAACGGCGCTGGTGCACTTGGCTTCATCATCATGCTGATCATCGTCCTGGCGATCATGAGGCTGGGGCGGCGGCGAGGCGGATACGGCTATTCCGGCTTCGGCGGACCGTTCATTAGCAGTGGTTGGGGCAGCGGAGGCGGTTGGTCGGGCGGCTCTTCTTCATCTTCCGGGGGCGGCTTTAGCGGATTCAGCGGCGGCGGCGGCAGCTTTGGTGGCGGAGGCGCCGGTTCGGACTGGTAA
- a CDS encoding LemA family protein — translation MKTFLQFGKLLAFASFFSLSGCGSYNRLVALEQTVNKKWADVQSVYQRRADLIPNLVSTVQGAANFEKSTLTEVTNARASVGQVKLDPSKAPTEAAELEKFQQAQGQLSAALSRLLVVSENYPQLRATEAFQNLQKQLEGTENRISVERNNFNTAVQEYNTALATFPTNMLNKMFGFKERPFFNAAPGAEKAPDVKFDFNKPAPAVSPAATP, via the coding sequence ATGAAAACATTTCTCCAATTCGGCAAACTGTTGGCGTTCGCGTCGTTCTTCAGCCTCTCCGGCTGCGGGAGCTATAACCGGCTCGTCGCCCTCGAACAGACGGTGAACAAGAAGTGGGCCGATGTGCAGTCGGTCTATCAACGGCGGGCCGACCTGATTCCAAATTTGGTCAGCACCGTGCAGGGAGCGGCGAACTTCGAGAAGTCGACCCTGACGGAGGTCACGAACGCCCGGGCCAGTGTTGGCCAGGTGAAGCTCGATCCGAGCAAGGCGCCGACGGAAGCGGCCGAGCTCGAGAAATTCCAGCAGGCGCAGGGGCAATTGAGCGCGGCTTTATCGCGCCTCCTGGTAGTGAGCGAGAATTATCCGCAGCTTCGGGCGACGGAGGCATTCCAAAACCTCCAAAAGCAACTCGAGGGAACCGAGAACCGAATTTCGGTGGAGCGCAACAATTTCAACACCGCGGTGCAGGAGTACAACACGGCCCTCGCGACTTTTCCGACCAACATGTTGAACAAGATGTTTGGCTTCAAGGAACGGCCGTTCTTCAATGCCGCCCCGGGAGCGGAAAAGGCGCCGGACGTGAAATTCGATTTCAACAAACCGGCACCAGCGGTATCGCCGGCGGCGACCCCGTAA
- the scpB gene encoding SMC-Scp complex subunit ScpB translates to MSLTQVIEALLFAAQKPLTTRELVAAIKGAGSDEDLLPNEFAKATESQVAVALEELKINYIEQGRAFQLAERAEGWQLVSDPAYASWVRQLFPAVKPARLTPPSLETLAIVAYRQPITRADIEAVRGVAVDGVLQSLMERGLVKIAGRAEVPGRPLLYETTQFFLEHFGLRDLDELPNAEELRTRYLPTAPRKETEPAPAEQPPAEPAAQD, encoded by the coding sequence ATGAGTCTCACCCAGGTAATCGAAGCGCTCCTTTTCGCCGCCCAAAAACCGCTGACAACACGTGAGCTGGTCGCCGCCATCAAAGGCGCGGGCAGCGATGAAGACCTCCTGCCTAACGAATTCGCGAAAGCCACCGAAAGTCAGGTAGCCGTCGCTCTCGAAGAATTGAAGATCAATTACATCGAGCAGGGCCGCGCCTTCCAATTGGCGGAAAGAGCAGAGGGCTGGCAGCTCGTGAGCGATCCGGCGTATGCGTCGTGGGTTCGGCAATTGTTTCCGGCCGTCAAACCGGCGCGTCTGACTCCGCCCTCGCTGGAGACGCTGGCCATTGTCGCCTACCGGCAACCAATCACCCGCGCCGACATCGAAGCGGTTCGGGGAGTGGCCGTCGATGGCGTCCTCCAGAGCCTGATGGAGCGCGGCCTCGTGAAGATTGCCGGCCGCGCGGAAGTTCCGGGACGCCCGCTTCTCTACGAAACCACCCAGTTTTTCCTCGAACATTTTGGCCTCCGCGATCTCGACGAGTTGCCGAATGCCGAAGAATTGCGGACCCGTTACCTGCCGACGGCCCCGCGAAAAGAAACCGAGCCTGCCCCAGCCGAGCAACCACCGGCTGAACCGGCTGCGCAGGATTGA
- the glmM gene encoding phosphoglucosamine mutase, translated as MTSVAQAKKIFGTDGVRGVANVEPVTAETALKLGRAAAHIFTKLNPREHPSGARPKIVLGKDTRLSGYMLENALVAGITSLGVDVLLIGPLPTPGVAYITRSLRADAGIVLSASHNPYEDNGIKFFRHDGYKLDDQIEQQIEDLVFSGEIDSIRPTAGKIGRARRIDDALGRYVEFAKASFPRGMSLEKMRIAVDVANGAAYKSTPCILRELGADLTVVHDEPSGTNINADCGSTYPAEIQRAVRESGAQIGITHDGDADRALLCDEKGELVDGDEILAIAAVDLLESGRLREQTLVATVMSNFGLDEALTSRGGKVIRAKVGDRYVIEEMLERNLNLGGEQSGHMIFRDFTTTGDGIISALQVLRIMKATGRPLSELKQCLKKYPQAQRNLKVKEKRPLEELPAVMKLVGDAEKELSGKGRVLLRYSGTEPKIRLLIEGREPEQIDRQANRIAEAIEKAIGI; from the coding sequence ATGACCAGCGTGGCGCAGGCGAAAAAGATTTTCGGGACGGATGGCGTCCGGGGCGTGGCTAATGTCGAGCCGGTTACGGCCGAGACGGCATTGAAGCTCGGTCGCGCCGCCGCCCACATTTTCACGAAGCTGAATCCGCGCGAGCATCCTTCCGGGGCGCGGCCCAAGATCGTGCTCGGCAAAGACACCCGGCTCTCGGGTTACATGCTGGAAAACGCTCTCGTGGCCGGAATCACTTCGCTCGGCGTAGACGTCCTCCTGATCGGGCCGCTGCCGACGCCCGGCGTCGCTTACATCACGCGTTCGCTTCGCGCGGATGCCGGCATCGTCCTCTCGGCGTCGCATAATCCTTACGAGGACAACGGCATCAAATTCTTCCGCCACGACGGCTACAAGCTCGACGACCAGATCGAGCAGCAGATCGAAGATTTGGTCTTCAGCGGCGAGATCGATTCCATTCGGCCGACTGCCGGAAAAATCGGGCGGGCCCGGCGAATCGATGACGCGCTCGGCCGTTATGTCGAGTTTGCCAAGGCAAGTTTCCCACGCGGAATGTCGCTCGAAAAAATGCGGATCGCCGTGGATGTGGCCAACGGCGCCGCCTACAAATCGACCCCCTGCATTTTGCGCGAGCTGGGCGCCGACCTGACGGTGGTGCACGACGAGCCGAGCGGGACGAACATCAACGCCGATTGCGGCAGCACCTACCCCGCTGAAATCCAGCGCGCGGTTCGGGAAAGCGGCGCTCAAATCGGTATTACCCACGATGGCGATGCCGACCGGGCCCTGCTCTGCGACGAGAAGGGCGAGCTGGTGGACGGCGACGAGATCCTGGCGATCGCCGCGGTGGATCTGTTGGAATCAGGGCGGCTCCGGGAGCAGACGCTCGTTGCCACGGTCATGAGCAATTTCGGATTGGACGAAGCGCTCACGTCGCGGGGCGGGAAAGTGATCCGGGCGAAGGTCGGCGATCGTTACGTGATCGAGGAGATGCTGGAGCGGAATTTGAATCTCGGTGGCGAACAAAGCGGCCACATGATCTTTCGCGATTTCACTACCACGGGCGATGGGATCATCAGCGCGCTCCAGGTATTGCGGATCATGAAGGCGACGGGCCGGCCGTTGAGCGAGCTCAAGCAATGCCTCAAGAAATATCCGCAGGCGCAGCGGAACCTGAAGGTGAAAGAGAAACGCCCCCTCGAAGAGTTGCCCGCGGTGATGAAGCTGGTGGGCGACGCGGAGAAGGAGCTTTCGGGAAAAGGCCGGGTGCTCCTGCGCTACTCGGGCACGGAACCGAAGATCCGGCTGTTGATCGAGGGCCGCGAGCCGGAGCAAATAGATCGCCAGGCAAACCGGATCGCGGAAGCGATCGAGAAAGCGATAGGAATATAG
- a CDS encoding sigma-54 dependent transcriptional regulator, with protein sequence MMQPTILIVDDEKHTRDGLRRLLEDEYDTYVAEDIRGAMDVLEREPIDLMITDLRLGGDDGMALIERALKLPHPPICIMMTAYGSVDTAVEAMKRGAYDFVTKPLNLDKVEMLISRALASRRMEQENRTLRQQVDERYGLENIVGESPVLHEVLDTIRQVAPSSANVLIEGESGTGKELAAHAIHNLSRRNKAKFVTVHCAALSPQLLESELFGHERGAFTGAHERRIGRFEQANGGTIFLDEIGEIDASTQVKLLRVISEERAFERVGGNQTLRADVRLIAATNKNLEKLVAEGKFRDDLYFRLNVVHLTMPPLRERKEDIPLLVRSFLRHFCKVNEKPLLELTADAMNALLTYGWPGNVRELRTAIEHGVVMARGSKLTVRDLPSNVRAATGAALPGGVTPAKAFGEKSSALDLHETEKRLIMQALATTNGNITKAAQKLGISRRTLHRKINDLKQGGALSEPPT encoded by the coding sequence ATGATGCAGCCTACCATCCTGATCGTCGACGACGAGAAGCATACGCGCGACGGGTTGCGGCGTTTGCTCGAGGACGAATACGACACTTACGTGGCGGAGGACATTCGCGGGGCGATGGATGTGCTCGAGCGCGAACCGATTGATCTGATGATCACCGATCTTCGTCTCGGCGGAGATGACGGTATGGCACTGATCGAGCGGGCCCTGAAGCTGCCGCATCCGCCGATCTGCATCATGATGACGGCCTACGGCTCGGTCGATACGGCGGTCGAGGCGATGAAGCGCGGCGCCTATGATTTCGTGACCAAGCCGCTCAACCTCGACAAGGTTGAGATGCTGATCTCCCGGGCTCTGGCCAGCCGGCGGATGGAGCAGGAGAACCGGACGCTGCGGCAGCAGGTGGACGAACGTTACGGGCTGGAGAACATCGTGGGCGAATCGCCGGTGCTGCATGAAGTGCTCGATACCATCCGGCAAGTCGCGCCCTCGTCGGCGAACGTTTTGATTGAAGGCGAAAGCGGGACCGGAAAGGAGTTGGCGGCGCATGCGATCCATAACCTGAGCCGGCGAAACAAGGCGAAGTTTGTCACGGTGCATTGCGCCGCTCTCTCGCCGCAATTGCTCGAGAGCGAGCTGTTCGGACACGAACGGGGCGCGTTTACCGGCGCGCATGAACGCCGGATCGGGCGCTTCGAACAGGCGAACGGCGGCACCATTTTCCTCGACGAGATCGGGGAGATCGATGCGAGCACCCAGGTGAAATTGCTGCGAGTGATCAGCGAAGAACGCGCCTTCGAACGGGTCGGGGGAAACCAGACTTTGCGCGCGGATGTCCGGCTGATCGCGGCGACAAACAAGAACCTCGAGAAGCTTGTGGCCGAAGGAAAATTCCGGGACGATCTCTATTTCCGCCTGAACGTCGTCCATCTCACGATGCCGCCGTTGCGCGAGCGGAAGGAGGATATTCCGCTGCTGGTCCGGAGCTTTTTGCGGCATTTCTGCAAGGTGAACGAGAAACCGCTCCTCGAACTTACCGCCGATGCCATGAACGCGCTCCTGACTTATGGCTGGCCGGGAAACGTCCGGGAGCTCCGGACCGCGATCGAACACGGAGTGGTGATGGCGCGCGGTTCGAAGCTGACTGTGCGCGATCTTCCGTCCAACGTCCGCGCGGCAACCGGCGCCGCTTTGCCGGGGGGCGTTACGCCGGCCAAAGCGTTCGGTGAAAAATCGAGCGCGCTCGACCTGCACGAAACTGAGAAACGTCTCATCATGCAGGCGCTGGCCACCACGAATGGCAACATCACCAAGGCCGCACAGAAACTTGGCATCAGCCGGCGGACCTTGCATCGCAAGATTAACGACCTGAAACAAGGAGGGGCGCTTTCCGAACCGCCCACTTAA
- a CDS encoding type II toxin-antitoxin system HicB family antitoxin, with protein sequence MELPPLTSVIEKGEDGWFVATCPELGIVSQGETAEHAEAMIKEAVELWLECAEESEIEARLQRRVSVKPLQLSHA encoded by the coding sequence GTGGAACTACCTCCGCTTACGTCGGTAATCGAAAAGGGTGAAGACGGATGGTTTGTAGCGACCTGTCCGGAACTTGGAATCGTTTCGCAAGGCGAAACAGCCGAACACGCCGAGGCGATGATCAAGGAAGCCGTGGAGCTTTGGTTGGAATGCGCCGAGGAGTCGGAAATCGAAGCAAGATTGCAGCGACGCGTGAGCGTAAAACCCTTGCAGCTGTCGCATGCCTAA
- a CDS encoding S9 family peptidase, with protein MHWKILTLSLALTASAFAQTPAPSTSTSTSTSTSATGAKRPFTFEDMMKLKRVGGPVPSPDGKWVVFDAVDVDLEASTKISHLWIVPAAGGEARRLNQTAIHEERPRFSPDGKRLIWTSKATDPTQIWMCNFTAESGGLDGQPRQVTNISTGADGAIWTPDGKSIVFLSSVFPDAKDDAENKKRDEELSKSKVKAKIFTKLLYRHWTSYTENKRSHLFVVGADADGSQPNTARDLTPGDHDVPPFNLGGQDMYSVSPDSQELAYTSNIDEVEATSTNNEIFIVPMAGGSPKKISTSPGNDNTPLYSPDGKYIAWRSMARAGFEADKESLIVYQRAVGQMRNITANWDRSVGSFAWGPSTQGIFCSAEDHGESPIWSLGLDAKEPKKITNPLHADDLVFSKDGSLLLFSLSSVAAPSEIARLSFSLTEWGDPPVPIWGIDVDPDTLALTHINDALLAQIDMRPLESFTFKGANNDDVQGFMVKPPGFDPAKKYPLKFLIHGGPQGAWGDSWSYRWNPQLFAASGYVVVMINFHGSTGYGQKFTDSISGDWGGKPFEDLMKGLDYVEKTYPFIDKSREAALGASYGGYMANWILGHTDRFKCIVSHDGVFNTESAYGTTEELWFNEWEFKGPPWKNRELYRKFSPHLFAEKFKTPTLVVHGQLDFRLDVSEGFQLFTTLQRLKVPSKMLYFPDEGHWVLKPQNSRLWWKTVNDWVDQWCGAK; from the coding sequence ATGCATTGGAAAATCCTGACTCTTTCTCTCGCACTCACTGCGTCGGCCTTCGCGCAAACGCCGGCTCCGAGCACGAGCACGAGCACGAGCACGAGCACGAGTGCAACGGGTGCAAAGCGCCCGTTCACCTTCGAGGACATGATGAAATTGAAGCGGGTCGGCGGGCCGGTGCCCTCACCGGATGGAAAATGGGTGGTGTTCGACGCGGTCGATGTCGATCTCGAGGCCAGTACGAAAATCTCGCATCTCTGGATCGTGCCGGCGGCGGGCGGGGAAGCGCGCCGGTTGAATCAGACGGCGATTCACGAAGAGCGGCCGCGGTTTTCCCCGGATGGCAAACGCCTGATCTGGACCTCGAAGGCGACCGATCCGACTCAAATCTGGATGTGCAATTTCACCGCGGAAAGCGGCGGACTCGACGGCCAGCCGCGGCAGGTGACTAATATTTCCACCGGCGCCGACGGCGCGATCTGGACGCCGGACGGGAAGAGCATCGTCTTTCTCTCCTCGGTTTTTCCCGACGCGAAAGACGACGCGGAGAACAAGAAGCGCGACGAAGAGCTGAGCAAGAGCAAGGTGAAAGCGAAGATCTTCACGAAGCTGCTCTACCGGCATTGGACTTCTTACACTGAGAACAAACGGAGTCATTTGTTCGTGGTGGGAGCCGACGCGGATGGATCGCAACCCAACACCGCTCGCGATCTGACCCCGGGCGATCACGACGTGCCGCCCTTCAACCTGGGCGGCCAGGACATGTATTCCGTTTCGCCGGACAGCCAGGAACTCGCCTACACCAGCAACATCGATGAAGTCGAAGCCACCAGCACCAACAACGAAATTTTCATCGTCCCGATGGCCGGGGGCAGCCCGAAGAAAATCTCCACGAGTCCCGGCAACGACAACACGCCGCTCTATTCGCCCGATGGAAAATATATCGCGTGGCGGTCAATGGCGCGCGCCGGCTTCGAAGCGGACAAGGAATCGCTCATCGTTTATCAACGAGCCGTTGGCCAGATGCGAAACATAACGGCCAATTGGGATCGTTCCGTCGGGAGTTTCGCATGGGGGCCTTCGACACAAGGGATCTTTTGCTCGGCGGAGGATCATGGCGAATCACCGATCTGGTCCTTGGGGCTCGACGCCAAAGAGCCAAAGAAAATTACAAACCCTTTACACGCTGACGATCTTGTCTTCTCAAAAGACGGTTCGTTGCTCCTCTTCAGTTTAAGTTCAGTCGCGGCACCCAGTGAAATCGCGCGACTGAGTTTCTCTCTAACTGAATGGGGGGATCCTCCGGTACCGATATGGGGAATTGACGTTGATCCTGACACCCTTGCGCTCACTCACATAAATGATGCGCTGCTCGCACAAATCGACATGCGACCGCTGGAGTCGTTCACATTTAAAGGCGCTAACAACGACGATGTGCAGGGATTTATGGTGAAGCCACCGGGATTCGATCCGGCGAAAAAATATCCGCTGAAGTTCTTAATCCACGGCGGGCCGCAGGGCGCGTGGGGAGATTCGTGGTCGTATCGCTGGAACCCACAATTATTCGCGGCCAGCGGCTACGTCGTGGTGATGATCAACTTTCACGGCTCGACCGGCTACGGCCAGAAGTTCACCGACTCAATCAGCGGCGATTGGGGCGGCAAGCCGTTCGAGGATTTGATGAAGGGCCTCGATTACGTGGAGAAAACGTATCCGTTCATCGACAAGAGCCGGGAGGCGGCGCTGGGAGCGAGCTACGGCGGTTACATGGCGAACTGGATCCTGGGTCACACCGATCGCTTCAAGTGCATCGTTTCGCACGACGGTGTCTTCAACACGGAATCTGCCTACGGGACCACGGAAGAGCTCTGGTTCAACGAGTGGGAATTCAAAGGCCCGCCCTGGAAGAACCGCGAGCTTTACCGGAAATTCTCGCCGCATTTGTTCGCCGAAAAGTTCAAGACGCCGACGCTGGTGGTCCACGGCCAGCTCGATTTCCGCCTCGATGTTTCCGAGGGATTTCAGCTCTTCACCACTCTGCAGCGGTTGAAGGTGCCGTCGAAAATGTTGTACTTCCCCGACGAAGGCCACTGGGTGCTCAAGCCGCAGAACTCGCGGCTCTGGTGGAAGACGGTGAACGACTGGGTCGATCAGTGGTGCGGTGCGAAATAG
- a CDS encoding amidohydrolase family protein, which yields MKRFTFFLAVAGLASTAFATPSGTITILNGTAIDPGSGKITPNAVITIERDRITAIKEGDAEIPKKGDRVIDGKGKFILPGYIDTHVHFFQSGGLFTRPDGVDLNNVRPYKDEIAMIKKNLPDTFKRYLRCGITSVVDIGGPIWNFEMRKIANSTEAAPRVAAAGPLISSVSRPQLDLGDPPIVKIDTPEQGREMVRKLAAQKPDYIKIWYIVSSTASAPSPTPGSSPSPATSQSDADRAAAAVFRPIVHAVIEESHRLKLRVAVHATELEAARASVEEGADLLVHSVTDKPVDEAFVKLVKEKGTILTPTLVVFERYGRTFSNKLELTPEEKAWGNREIIASLDVTKLPADKVPDRIKKATENSQLVLDNIQKTYDVALKNLKTLEDAGVTIATGTDAGNIGTLHGPAIFREFQLMKQAGLSPMQILQCTTANAAKVFGGDTGPQIGSLKPGNFADLVILKSNPVEDIKHASDIETVIKNGVVYPAGSILP from the coding sequence ATGAAACGCTTTACTTTTTTTCTCGCCGTCGCAGGTCTCGCTTCCACCGCCTTCGCCACGCCGTCGGGGACAATCACCATCCTTAACGGCACCGCGATCGATCCCGGCAGCGGCAAGATAACTCCGAACGCTGTTATCACGATCGAGCGCGATCGCATCACCGCGATCAAGGAAGGAGACGCCGAGATTCCGAAAAAAGGCGACCGCGTTATCGACGGGAAGGGAAAGTTCATCCTGCCCGGCTACATCGACACCCATGTTCACTTTTTCCAGTCCGGAGGTCTCTTTACGCGGCCCGACGGCGTCGATCTGAACAATGTCAGGCCCTACAAGGACGAGATCGCAATGATCAAGAAGAACCTGCCCGACACGTTCAAGCGCTACCTGCGGTGCGGGATCACCTCGGTGGTCGATATCGGCGGACCGATCTGGAATTTCGAGATGCGCAAGATCGCGAACTCGACCGAGGCAGCCCCGCGAGTCGCCGCCGCCGGCCCGCTCATCTCGAGTGTCTCGCGACCCCAGCTTGATCTCGGAGATCCGCCGATCGTCAAAATCGATACCCCTGAGCAAGGCCGGGAAATGGTGCGCAAGCTGGCCGCGCAGAAACCCGACTACATCAAGATCTGGTACATCGTCTCTTCCACCGCCAGCGCTCCGTCGCCAACTCCAGGCAGCTCACCCTCACCCGCGACCAGCCAGAGCGACGCCGACCGCGCCGCCGCCGCCGTCTTCCGCCCAATCGTTCATGCCGTGATCGAGGAGAGCCATCGGTTAAAGCTTCGAGTCGCCGTTCACGCCACAGAGCTCGAGGCGGCGCGCGCGTCGGTCGAGGAAGGGGCCGATCTTCTCGTCCACAGCGTGACGGACAAACCGGTCGACGAAGCGTTCGTCAAACTGGTGAAAGAGAAAGGAACGATCCTCACGCCGACTCTCGTGGTGTTCGAGCGTTATGGCCGGACGTTCTCCAACAAGCTCGAGCTCACCCCGGAAGAAAAAGCCTGGGGCAACCGGGAAATCATCGCGTCGCTCGACGTCACCAAACTGCCGGCGGACAAAGTTCCGGATCGGATCAAGAAGGCAACCGAGAATTCGCAACTGGTCCTCGACAACATCCAGAAGACCTACGACGTCGCGCTGAAAAATCTCAAGACCCTCGAGGATGCCGGCGTCACGATTGCCACCGGCACCGATGCTGGAAACATCGGCACCCTTCACGGCCCGGCGATTTTCCGGGAGTTCCAGCTCATGAAACAAGCCGGCCTCAGCCCGATGCAAATCCTCCAATGCACGACTGCCAACGCCGCCAAAGTTTTTGGTGGCGACACGGGCCCTCAGATCGGCTCGCTCAAACCCGGCAACTTCGCCGATCTCGTCATCCTAAAATCGAATCCCGTCGAAGACATCAAACACGCCTCGGACATTGAGACCGTGATCAAAAACGGCGTTGTCTATCCCGCCGGTTCAATCCTGCCGTGA
- a CDS encoding VOC family protein has product MIKQIKFVSIPVADQNRALDFYTEKLGFTIITDQPFDEKQRWIELRVPKAETRVVLFTADGEEKRIGTFMNVSYACDDIDKTYAEMKARGVEFNGPPKKEPWGSYAIFKDSEGNSFVVGS; this is encoded by the coding sequence ATGATCAAACAAATCAAATTCGTCAGTATCCCAGTCGCCGACCAGAACCGGGCGCTGGATTTTTATACAGAGAAACTCGGGTTCACGATTATCACGGACCAGCCATTCGATGAGAAACAGCGCTGGATTGAGCTGCGGGTGCCGAAAGCCGAGACCCGGGTGGTGTTGTTCACCGCTGACGGCGAGGAGAAGAGGATCGGGACCTTCATGAACGTGTCGTACGCCTGCGACGACATCGACAAGACGTATGCGGAAATGAAGGCGCGCGGGGTGGAGTTCAACGGCCCGCCGAAAAAAGAGCCGTGGGGTTCCTACGCGATCTTCAAGGACAGCGAAGGCAACAGCTTTGTCGTTGGATCTTAA
- a CDS encoding helix-turn-helix domain-containing protein, protein MPRFRETIPIDDYVLDVLMRDIVGHDRQPAAYLVYLHLYGQAARTKWRPVPASLRTLADSTGLSKSAVQTALENLRRRQLIKTASDHPTAVPLHQVLRHWRR, encoded by the coding sequence ATGCCCCGCTTCCGCGAAACCATCCCCATCGACGATTACGTCCTCGATGTTCTGATGCGCGATATCGTCGGGCACGATCGGCAACCGGCCGCGTACCTAGTCTATCTTCATCTCTATGGACAGGCCGCTCGCACGAAATGGAGACCGGTCCCCGCCAGTCTGCGAACCCTGGCCGACTCGACCGGCCTTTCCAAGAGCGCGGTCCAAACGGCGCTCGAGAATTTGCGGCGCCGGCAGTTAATCAAGACGGCGAGCGATCATCCCACGGCCGTTCCGCTGCACCAGGTGCTCCGGCATTGGCGTCGTTGA